One genomic window of Serinus canaria isolate serCan28SL12 chromosome 4, serCan2020, whole genome shotgun sequence includes the following:
- the LOC103826086 gene encoding glycerol-3-phosphate acyltransferase 3-like isoform X5 — protein MALENLISTDSFPHAGIIQRDETPMEKEVVGHCQGCFSLADVMYFSKKGCEAVAEDQVTRRFSSEELLSWNLLSRTNANLHHVSWKLAAVWVTGILIRYCLLLPFRICLSVFSILLLVLATTVVGQFPNGRVKGWLSNQVQMICATLGVRCLSGLVNFHNRENKPQEGGICVANHTSPLDVLILASDGCYSLVGQVHGGLMGLIQKSCMQTSQHVLFERSEMKDRHLVRKKIREHIADKAKLPILIFPEGTCINNTSVMMFKKGSFEVGGTIHPVAIKYDPRFGDAFWNSTKHSMMTYAFNVLTSWAIVCNVWYLPPMVKEEEEDAVHFADRVKAVIAARAGMSVLPWDGGLKRKKAKESFKEEQQKKYCQIVIENGSVGNGNVC, from the exons ATGGCACTTGAAAATTTAATCTCCACTG ACTCATTTCCTCATGCAGGGATCATCCAGAGAGATGAGACTCCCATGGAAAAGGAGGTTGTTGGCCACTGCCAAGGATGTTTCAGCCTTGCTGATGTCATGTACTTTTCCAAGAAGGGCTGTGAGGCAGTTGCAGAGGATCAAGTGACTCGACGGTTctcctctgaggagctgctgtcctggaaTCTCCTCAGCAGGACCAATGCCAACCTGCACCATGTCAGCTGGAAACTGGCTGCTGTGTGGGTCACTGGCATCCTTATTCGGTAttgcctcctgctgcctttccg CATCTGCTTGTCTGTTTTCAGCATCCTGTTGTTGGTGTTAGCCACTACTGTAGTGGGACAGTTTCCAAATGGCAG AGTTAAAGGCTGGCTGAGCAACCAGGTCCAGATGATATGTGCCACCTTAGGTGTCCGATGTCTGAGTGGCCTTGTTAATTTCCATAACAG ggaaaacaaaccacaggAGGGAGGCATCTGTGTAGCCAACCACACATCTCCATTGGATGTCCTAATCCTGGCCAGTGATGGATGCTATTCCTTG GTTGGCCAGGTACATGGAGGGCTTATGGGACTTATTCAAAAATCCTGCATGCAAACCTCTCAGCATGTCTTATTTGAACGCTCGGAAATGAAAGACCGTCACCTGGTGAGGAAAAA AATTAGAGAACACATTGCAGATAAGGCCAAGTTACCCATTTTAATTTTCCCAGAAG GCACCTGCATTAACAACACATCAGTAATGATGTTTAAGAAGGGAAGCTTTGAGGTAGGAGGAACCATCCATCCAGTGGCAATCAAG TATGACCCCCGCTTTGGAGATGCCTTCTGGAACAGCACAAAGCATTCCATGATGACCTATGCTTTTAATGTGTTAACCAGCTGGGCTATTGTCTGCAATGTGTGGTACCTGCCACCGATGGTCAAAGAG GAAGAAGAAGATGCTGTTCACTTTGCTGACAGAGTCAAGGCTGTCATTGCTGCTCGGGCAGGAATGTCTGTGCTTCCTTG ggatgggggactgaaaaggaaaaaggccaAAGAGTCTTTCAAGGaagagcaacagaaaaaatattgccaGATAGTAATAGAAAATGGAtctgtgggaaatggaaatgtttgttaa
- the LOC103826086 gene encoding glycerol-3-phosphate acyltransferase 3-like isoform X3, with translation MEENREGHGLAEGKILSIWMILFVALVLLPSIFRVSLGISHFYVKIVIKMLEWATLQIEEGVKKQKVMALENLISTDSFPHAGIIQRDETPMEKEVVGHCQGCFSLADVMYFSKKGCEAVAEDQVTRRFSSEELLSWNLLSRTNANLHHVSWKLAAVWVTGILIRYCLLLPFRILLLVLATTVVGQFPNGRVKGWLSNQVQMICATLGVRCLSGLVNFHNRENKPQEGGICVANHTSPLDVLILASDGCYSLVGQVHGGLMGLIQKSCMQTSQHVLFERSEMKDRHLVRKKIREHIADKAKLPILIFPEGTCINNTSVMMFKKGSFEVGGTIHPVAIKYDPRFGDAFWNSTKHSMMTYAFNVLTSWAIVCNVWYLPPMVKEEEEDAVHFADRVKAVIAARAGMSVLPWDGGLKRKKAKESFKEEQQKKYCQIVIENGSVGNGNVC, from the exons atggaagaaaatagAGAAGGTCATGGCCTTGCAGAAGGCAAAATTTTGTCTATCTGGATGATTTTGTTTGTGGCGTTAGTTTTGTTGCCTTCGATATTTCGAGTGTCACTGGGGATTTCTCATTTCTATGTGaaaattgtaattaaaatgtTAGAG TGGGCCACCCTGCAGATTGAGGAGGGAGTAAAAAAGCAGAAGGTGATGGCACTTGAAAATTTAATCTCCACTG ACTCATTTCCTCATGCAGGGATCATCCAGAGAGATGAGACTCCCATGGAAAAGGAGGTTGTTGGCCACTGCCAAGGATGTTTCAGCCTTGCTGATGTCATGTACTTTTCCAAGAAGGGCTGTGAGGCAGTTGCAGAGGATCAAGTGACTCGACGGTTctcctctgaggagctgctgtcctggaaTCTCCTCAGCAGGACCAATGCCAACCTGCACCATGTCAGCTGGAAACTGGCTGCTGTGTGGGTCACTGGCATCCTTATTCGGTAttgcctcctgctgcctttccg CATCCTGTTGTTGGTGTTAGCCACTACTGTAGTGGGACAGTTTCCAAATGGCAG AGTTAAAGGCTGGCTGAGCAACCAGGTCCAGATGATATGTGCCACCTTAGGTGTCCGATGTCTGAGTGGCCTTGTTAATTTCCATAACAG ggaaaacaaaccacaggAGGGAGGCATCTGTGTAGCCAACCACACATCTCCATTGGATGTCCTAATCCTGGCCAGTGATGGATGCTATTCCTTG GTTGGCCAGGTACATGGAGGGCTTATGGGACTTATTCAAAAATCCTGCATGCAAACCTCTCAGCATGTCTTATTTGAACGCTCGGAAATGAAAGACCGTCACCTGGTGAGGAAAAA AATTAGAGAACACATTGCAGATAAGGCCAAGTTACCCATTTTAATTTTCCCAGAAG GCACCTGCATTAACAACACATCAGTAATGATGTTTAAGAAGGGAAGCTTTGAGGTAGGAGGAACCATCCATCCAGTGGCAATCAAG TATGACCCCCGCTTTGGAGATGCCTTCTGGAACAGCACAAAGCATTCCATGATGACCTATGCTTTTAATGTGTTAACCAGCTGGGCTATTGTCTGCAATGTGTGGTACCTGCCACCGATGGTCAAAGAG GAAGAAGAAGATGCTGTTCACTTTGCTGACAGAGTCAAGGCTGTCATTGCTGCTCGGGCAGGAATGTCTGTGCTTCCTTG ggatgggggactgaaaaggaaaaaggccaAAGAGTCTTTCAAGGaagagcaacagaaaaaatattgccaGATAGTAATAGAAAATGGAtctgtgggaaatggaaatgtttgttaa
- the LOC103826086 gene encoding glycerol-3-phosphate acyltransferase 3-like isoform X6, with protein sequence MALENLISTGIIQRDETPMEKEVVGHCQGCFSLADVMYFSKKGCEAVAEDQVTRRFSSEELLSWNLLSRTNANLHHVSWKLAAVWVTGILIRYCLLLPFRICLSVFSILLLVLATTVVGQFPNGRVKGWLSNQVQMICATLGVRCLSGLVNFHNRENKPQEGGICVANHTSPLDVLILASDGCYSLVGQVHGGLMGLIQKSCMQTSQHVLFERSEMKDRHLVRKKIREHIADKAKLPILIFPEGTCINNTSVMMFKKGSFEVGGTIHPVAIKYDPRFGDAFWNSTKHSMMTYAFNVLTSWAIVCNVWYLPPMVKEEEEDAVHFADRVKAVIAARAGMSVLPWDGGLKRKKAKESFKEEQQKKYCQIVIENGSVGNGNVC encoded by the exons ATGGCACTTGAAAATTTAATCTCCACTG GGATCATCCAGAGAGATGAGACTCCCATGGAAAAGGAGGTTGTTGGCCACTGCCAAGGATGTTTCAGCCTTGCTGATGTCATGTACTTTTCCAAGAAGGGCTGTGAGGCAGTTGCAGAGGATCAAGTGACTCGACGGTTctcctctgaggagctgctgtcctggaaTCTCCTCAGCAGGACCAATGCCAACCTGCACCATGTCAGCTGGAAACTGGCTGCTGTGTGGGTCACTGGCATCCTTATTCGGTAttgcctcctgctgcctttccg CATCTGCTTGTCTGTTTTCAGCATCCTGTTGTTGGTGTTAGCCACTACTGTAGTGGGACAGTTTCCAAATGGCAG AGTTAAAGGCTGGCTGAGCAACCAGGTCCAGATGATATGTGCCACCTTAGGTGTCCGATGTCTGAGTGGCCTTGTTAATTTCCATAACAG ggaaaacaaaccacaggAGGGAGGCATCTGTGTAGCCAACCACACATCTCCATTGGATGTCCTAATCCTGGCCAGTGATGGATGCTATTCCTTG GTTGGCCAGGTACATGGAGGGCTTATGGGACTTATTCAAAAATCCTGCATGCAAACCTCTCAGCATGTCTTATTTGAACGCTCGGAAATGAAAGACCGTCACCTGGTGAGGAAAAA AATTAGAGAACACATTGCAGATAAGGCCAAGTTACCCATTTTAATTTTCCCAGAAG GCACCTGCATTAACAACACATCAGTAATGATGTTTAAGAAGGGAAGCTTTGAGGTAGGAGGAACCATCCATCCAGTGGCAATCAAG TATGACCCCCGCTTTGGAGATGCCTTCTGGAACAGCACAAAGCATTCCATGATGACCTATGCTTTTAATGTGTTAACCAGCTGGGCTATTGTCTGCAATGTGTGGTACCTGCCACCGATGGTCAAAGAG GAAGAAGAAGATGCTGTTCACTTTGCTGACAGAGTCAAGGCTGTCATTGCTGCTCGGGCAGGAATGTCTGTGCTTCCTTG ggatgggggactgaaaaggaaaaaggccaAAGAGTCTTTCAAGGaagagcaacagaaaaaatattgccaGATAGTAATAGAAAATGGAtctgtgggaaatggaaatgtttgttaa
- the LOC103826086 gene encoding glycerol-3-phosphate acyltransferase 3-like isoform X2, with translation MEENREGHGLAEGKILSIWMILFVALVLLPSIFRVSLGISHFYVKIVIKMLEWATLQIEEGVKKQKVMALENLISTGIIQRDETPMEKEVVGHCQGCFSLADVMYFSKKGCEAVAEDQVTRRFSSEELLSWNLLSRTNANLHHVSWKLAAVWVTGILIRYCLLLPFRICLSVFSILLLVLATTVVGQFPNGRVKGWLSNQVQMICATLGVRCLSGLVNFHNRENKPQEGGICVANHTSPLDVLILASDGCYSLVGQVHGGLMGLIQKSCMQTSQHVLFERSEMKDRHLVRKKIREHIADKAKLPILIFPEGTCINNTSVMMFKKGSFEVGGTIHPVAIKYDPRFGDAFWNSTKHSMMTYAFNVLTSWAIVCNVWYLPPMVKEEEEDAVHFADRVKAVIAARAGMSVLPWDGGLKRKKAKESFKEEQQKKYCQIVIENGSVGNGNVC, from the exons atggaagaaaatagAGAAGGTCATGGCCTTGCAGAAGGCAAAATTTTGTCTATCTGGATGATTTTGTTTGTGGCGTTAGTTTTGTTGCCTTCGATATTTCGAGTGTCACTGGGGATTTCTCATTTCTATGTGaaaattgtaattaaaatgtTAGAG TGGGCCACCCTGCAGATTGAGGAGGGAGTAAAAAAGCAGAAGGTGATGGCACTTGAAAATTTAATCTCCACTG GGATCATCCAGAGAGATGAGACTCCCATGGAAAAGGAGGTTGTTGGCCACTGCCAAGGATGTTTCAGCCTTGCTGATGTCATGTACTTTTCCAAGAAGGGCTGTGAGGCAGTTGCAGAGGATCAAGTGACTCGACGGTTctcctctgaggagctgctgtcctggaaTCTCCTCAGCAGGACCAATGCCAACCTGCACCATGTCAGCTGGAAACTGGCTGCTGTGTGGGTCACTGGCATCCTTATTCGGTAttgcctcctgctgcctttccg CATCTGCTTGTCTGTTTTCAGCATCCTGTTGTTGGTGTTAGCCACTACTGTAGTGGGACAGTTTCCAAATGGCAG AGTTAAAGGCTGGCTGAGCAACCAGGTCCAGATGATATGTGCCACCTTAGGTGTCCGATGTCTGAGTGGCCTTGTTAATTTCCATAACAG ggaaaacaaaccacaggAGGGAGGCATCTGTGTAGCCAACCACACATCTCCATTGGATGTCCTAATCCTGGCCAGTGATGGATGCTATTCCTTG GTTGGCCAGGTACATGGAGGGCTTATGGGACTTATTCAAAAATCCTGCATGCAAACCTCTCAGCATGTCTTATTTGAACGCTCGGAAATGAAAGACCGTCACCTGGTGAGGAAAAA AATTAGAGAACACATTGCAGATAAGGCCAAGTTACCCATTTTAATTTTCCCAGAAG GCACCTGCATTAACAACACATCAGTAATGATGTTTAAGAAGGGAAGCTTTGAGGTAGGAGGAACCATCCATCCAGTGGCAATCAAG TATGACCCCCGCTTTGGAGATGCCTTCTGGAACAGCACAAAGCATTCCATGATGACCTATGCTTTTAATGTGTTAACCAGCTGGGCTATTGTCTGCAATGTGTGGTACCTGCCACCGATGGTCAAAGAG GAAGAAGAAGATGCTGTTCACTTTGCTGACAGAGTCAAGGCTGTCATTGCTGCTCGGGCAGGAATGTCTGTGCTTCCTTG ggatgggggactgaaaaggaaaaaggccaAAGAGTCTTTCAAGGaagagcaacagaaaaaatattgccaGATAGTAATAGAAAATGGAtctgtgggaaatggaaatgtttgttaa
- the LOC103826086 gene encoding glycerol-3-phosphate acyltransferase 3-like isoform X1, whose amino-acid sequence MEENREGHGLAEGKILSIWMILFVALVLLPSIFRVSLGISHFYVKIVIKMLEWATLQIEEGVKKQKVMALENLISTDSFPHAGIIQRDETPMEKEVVGHCQGCFSLADVMYFSKKGCEAVAEDQVTRRFSSEELLSWNLLSRTNANLHHVSWKLAAVWVTGILIRYCLLLPFRICLSVFSILLLVLATTVVGQFPNGRVKGWLSNQVQMICATLGVRCLSGLVNFHNRENKPQEGGICVANHTSPLDVLILASDGCYSLVGQVHGGLMGLIQKSCMQTSQHVLFERSEMKDRHLVRKKIREHIADKAKLPILIFPEGTCINNTSVMMFKKGSFEVGGTIHPVAIKYDPRFGDAFWNSTKHSMMTYAFNVLTSWAIVCNVWYLPPMVKEEEEDAVHFADRVKAVIAARAGMSVLPWDGGLKRKKAKESFKEEQQKKYCQIVIENGSVGNGNVC is encoded by the exons atggaagaaaatagAGAAGGTCATGGCCTTGCAGAAGGCAAAATTTTGTCTATCTGGATGATTTTGTTTGTGGCGTTAGTTTTGTTGCCTTCGATATTTCGAGTGTCACTGGGGATTTCTCATTTCTATGTGaaaattgtaattaaaatgtTAGAG TGGGCCACCCTGCAGATTGAGGAGGGAGTAAAAAAGCAGAAGGTGATGGCACTTGAAAATTTAATCTCCACTG ACTCATTTCCTCATGCAGGGATCATCCAGAGAGATGAGACTCCCATGGAAAAGGAGGTTGTTGGCCACTGCCAAGGATGTTTCAGCCTTGCTGATGTCATGTACTTTTCCAAGAAGGGCTGTGAGGCAGTTGCAGAGGATCAAGTGACTCGACGGTTctcctctgaggagctgctgtcctggaaTCTCCTCAGCAGGACCAATGCCAACCTGCACCATGTCAGCTGGAAACTGGCTGCTGTGTGGGTCACTGGCATCCTTATTCGGTAttgcctcctgctgcctttccg CATCTGCTTGTCTGTTTTCAGCATCCTGTTGTTGGTGTTAGCCACTACTGTAGTGGGACAGTTTCCAAATGGCAG AGTTAAAGGCTGGCTGAGCAACCAGGTCCAGATGATATGTGCCACCTTAGGTGTCCGATGTCTGAGTGGCCTTGTTAATTTCCATAACAG ggaaaacaaaccacaggAGGGAGGCATCTGTGTAGCCAACCACACATCTCCATTGGATGTCCTAATCCTGGCCAGTGATGGATGCTATTCCTTG GTTGGCCAGGTACATGGAGGGCTTATGGGACTTATTCAAAAATCCTGCATGCAAACCTCTCAGCATGTCTTATTTGAACGCTCGGAAATGAAAGACCGTCACCTGGTGAGGAAAAA AATTAGAGAACACATTGCAGATAAGGCCAAGTTACCCATTTTAATTTTCCCAGAAG GCACCTGCATTAACAACACATCAGTAATGATGTTTAAGAAGGGAAGCTTTGAGGTAGGAGGAACCATCCATCCAGTGGCAATCAAG TATGACCCCCGCTTTGGAGATGCCTTCTGGAACAGCACAAAGCATTCCATGATGACCTATGCTTTTAATGTGTTAACCAGCTGGGCTATTGTCTGCAATGTGTGGTACCTGCCACCGATGGTCAAAGAG GAAGAAGAAGATGCTGTTCACTTTGCTGACAGAGTCAAGGCTGTCATTGCTGCTCGGGCAGGAATGTCTGTGCTTCCTTG ggatgggggactgaaaaggaaaaaggccaAAGAGTCTTTCAAGGaagagcaacagaaaaaatattgccaGATAGTAATAGAAAATGGAtctgtgggaaatggaaatgtttgttaa
- the LOC103826086 gene encoding glycerol-3-phosphate acyltransferase 3-like isoform X4, with the protein MEENREGHGLAEGKILSIWMILFVALVLLPSIFRVSLGISHFYVKIVIKMLEWATLQIEEGVKKQKVMALENLISTDSFPHAGIIQRDETPMEKEVVGHCQGCFSLADVMYFSKKGCEAVAEDQVTRRFSSEELLSWNLLSRTNANLHHVSWKLAAVWVTGILIRYCLLLPFRICLSVFSILLLVLATTVVGQFPNGRVKGWLSNQVQMICATLGVRCLSGLVNFHNRENKPQEGGICVANHTSPLDVLILASDGCYSLVGQVHGGLMGLIQKSCMQTSQHVLFERSEMKDRHLVRKKIREHIADKAKLPILIFPEGTCINNTSVMMFKKGSFEVGGTIHPVAIKYDPRFGDAFWNSTKHSMMTYAFNVLTSWAIVCNVWYLPPMVKEEEEDAVHFADRVKAVIAARAGMSVLPW; encoded by the exons atggaagaaaatagAGAAGGTCATGGCCTTGCAGAAGGCAAAATTTTGTCTATCTGGATGATTTTGTTTGTGGCGTTAGTTTTGTTGCCTTCGATATTTCGAGTGTCACTGGGGATTTCTCATTTCTATGTGaaaattgtaattaaaatgtTAGAG TGGGCCACCCTGCAGATTGAGGAGGGAGTAAAAAAGCAGAAGGTGATGGCACTTGAAAATTTAATCTCCACTG ACTCATTTCCTCATGCAGGGATCATCCAGAGAGATGAGACTCCCATGGAAAAGGAGGTTGTTGGCCACTGCCAAGGATGTTTCAGCCTTGCTGATGTCATGTACTTTTCCAAGAAGGGCTGTGAGGCAGTTGCAGAGGATCAAGTGACTCGACGGTTctcctctgaggagctgctgtcctggaaTCTCCTCAGCAGGACCAATGCCAACCTGCACCATGTCAGCTGGAAACTGGCTGCTGTGTGGGTCACTGGCATCCTTATTCGGTAttgcctcctgctgcctttccg CATCTGCTTGTCTGTTTTCAGCATCCTGTTGTTGGTGTTAGCCACTACTGTAGTGGGACAGTTTCCAAATGGCAG AGTTAAAGGCTGGCTGAGCAACCAGGTCCAGATGATATGTGCCACCTTAGGTGTCCGATGTCTGAGTGGCCTTGTTAATTTCCATAACAG ggaaaacaaaccacaggAGGGAGGCATCTGTGTAGCCAACCACACATCTCCATTGGATGTCCTAATCCTGGCCAGTGATGGATGCTATTCCTTG GTTGGCCAGGTACATGGAGGGCTTATGGGACTTATTCAAAAATCCTGCATGCAAACCTCTCAGCATGTCTTATTTGAACGCTCGGAAATGAAAGACCGTCACCTGGTGAGGAAAAA AATTAGAGAACACATTGCAGATAAGGCCAAGTTACCCATTTTAATTTTCCCAGAAG GCACCTGCATTAACAACACATCAGTAATGATGTTTAAGAAGGGAAGCTTTGAGGTAGGAGGAACCATCCATCCAGTGGCAATCAAG TATGACCCCCGCTTTGGAGATGCCTTCTGGAACAGCACAAAGCATTCCATGATGACCTATGCTTTTAATGTGTTAACCAGCTGGGCTATTGTCTGCAATGTGTGGTACCTGCCACCGATGGTCAAAGAG GAAGAAGAAGATGCTGTTCACTTTGCTGACAGAGTCAAGGCTGTCATTGCTGCTCGGGCAGGAATGTCTGTGCTTCCTTGGTAA